One genomic region from Tripterygium wilfordii isolate XIE 37 chromosome 20, ASM1340144v1, whole genome shotgun sequence encodes:
- the LOC119986514 gene encoding uncharacterized protein LOC119986514 isoform X1 — protein sequence MANNHGQSEANTITSPSPVSPVPSINEMNNNLHTSSTASTPAVGSTQQQPDSDGNLKGKRKAIKERSEVWEHFTRDIEKKKSTCNHCKKVFCSDSKANGTSSLKYHLKSCMKFSNASDPRQQELHFQHADGRHGEGNLVPWKFDQQAIRMAIARMVIIDELPFKFVDGEGFKQFMNIACPRFIMPSRWTTARDIIECHDSEKLKLK from the exons ATGGCTAATAATCATGGTCAATCTGAAGCGAATACAATAACTTCTCCATCTCCTGTCAGTCCCGTGCCTAGTATCAATGAAATGAATAACAACTTGCACACTTCTAGCACTGCATCTACCCCTGCAGTAGGATCAACTCAGCAACAACCAGATTCAGATGGAAatttaaagggaaaaagaaaggcAATTAAGGAGAGGAGTGAAGTATGGGAACACTTCACAAgggatatagaaaaaaaaaagagtacttgcAATCACTGTAAAAAG GTTTTTTGTTCAGATTCAAAAGCGAATGGAACAAGCTCGTTGAAGTACCACCTCAAGTCATGTATGAAGTTTTCAAATGCTAGTGATCCTCGACAACAAGAACTGCATTTTCAACATGCTGATGGCAGACATGGTGAGGGGAACTTAGTGCCTTGGAAATTTGATCAACAAGCAATAAGAATGGCAATTGCGCGAATGGTAATTATTGACGAGCTACCTTTTAAATTTGTTGATGGCGAAGGATTTAAGCAATTTATGAATATTGCTTGTCCTAGATTTATTATGCCTTCTCGTTGGACAACTGCTAGGGACATTATTGAATGCCATGATAGTGAGAAATTAAAGTTGAAATGA
- the LOC119986514 gene encoding uncharacterized protein LOC119986514 isoform X2, whose protein sequence is MNNNLHTSSTASTPAVGSTQQQPDSDGNLKGKRKAIKERSEVWEHFTRDIEKKKSTCNHCKKVFCSDSKANGTSSLKYHLKSCMKFSNASDPRQQELHFQHADGRHGEGNLVPWKFDQQAIRMAIARMVIIDELPFKFVDGEGFKQFMNIACPRFIMPSRWTTARDIIECHDSEKLKLK, encoded by the exons ATGAATAACAACTTGCACACTTCTAGCACTGCATCTACCCCTGCAGTAGGATCAACTCAGCAACAACCAGATTCAGATGGAAatttaaagggaaaaagaaaggcAATTAAGGAGAGGAGTGAAGTATGGGAACACTTCACAAgggatatagaaaaaaaaaagagtacttgcAATCACTGTAAAAAG GTTTTTTGTTCAGATTCAAAAGCGAATGGAACAAGCTCGTTGAAGTACCACCTCAAGTCATGTATGAAGTTTTCAAATGCTAGTGATCCTCGACAACAAGAACTGCATTTTCAACATGCTGATGGCAGACATGGTGAGGGGAACTTAGTGCCTTGGAAATTTGATCAACAAGCAATAAGAATGGCAATTGCGCGAATGGTAATTATTGACGAGCTACCTTTTAAATTTGTTGATGGCGAAGGATTTAAGCAATTTATGAATATTGCTTGTCCTAGATTTATTATGCCTTCTCGTTGGACAACTGCTAGGGACATTATTGAATGCCATGATAGTGAGAAATTAAAGTTGAAATGA